CACGGGGCGACACGCCGACGACGCCGGGCGAGTCGCCCGCGGCGTCCGCCGAGAGTACAGCAGACGATACGACCAACGCACCTACCGACACCAACGATGACTGACGAATTCGACACCACGGTTTACTACGACGACGACGCGGACAGTTCGCACATCGACGACGAGACCGTCGCGGTCCTCGGCTACGGGAGTCAGGGCCACGCTCACGCCCAGAACCTCGCGGACAGCGGGGTGGACGTAATCGTGGGCCTGCGCGAGGATTCGGCGTCGCGGAGCGCCGCCGAGGCCGACGGCCTGCGAGTAGCGACCCCGACGGAGGCCGCAAGTGAGGCCTCCGTCGTCTCGGTCCTCGTCCCCGACACGGTTCAGCCAGCGGTGTACGCCGACATCGAGGACGAACTCGACGCGGGCGACACCCTCCAGTTCGCCCACGGGTTCAACGTCCACTACGGCCAAATCGAACCGGCCGACGACGTGGACGTGACGATGATCGCGCCCAAGTCGCCGGGCCACCTCGTCCGGCGCAACTACGAGAGCGGCGAGGGGACGCCCGGCCTGCTGGCGGTGTACCAGGACGCCACGGGCGATGCCAAGGAGCAGGCGCTCGCCTACGGGAAGGCAATCGGCTGTACGCGCGCGGGCGTGGTCGAGACCACGTTCCGCGAGGAGACCGAGACCGACCTGTTCGGCGAGCAGGCGGTCCTCTGTGGCGGCGTCACCGAACTCATCAAGATGGGCTACGAGACGCTCGTGGACGCGGGATACAGCCCCGAGATGGCCTACTTCGAGTGCCTGAACGAGATGAAACTCATCGTGGACCTCATGTACGAGGGCGGGATGGGCGAGATGTGGGATTCGGTCTCGGACACCGCCGAGTACGGCGGTCTGACTCGCGGCGAGCGAGTCGTTGACGAGAGCGCCCGCGAGAACATGGAGGAAGTCCTCGAAGAGGTCCAGAACGGCGAGTTCGCCCGCGAGTGGATAACCGAGAATCAGGCCGGACGCCCGTCCTACCGCCAGCGCCGCATCGCCGAGAAGAACCACGACATCGAGGACGTGGGTGAGCGCCTGCGTGACCTCTTCGCGTGGGCCGAGGACGCGCAGGAAGAATCGAGCGAGAACGACTCCGAGAAAGTCCCAGCAGACGACTGACCATGACCCGATACGACCGACACACCCAGACCCGAACCGACGACTCGAACGCCGAAAGCCGAACCAACGACGAATCGACCCCGATGGGCGCGGTGAGCCACACTCATCCCCACGCCGACCGCGGCACCGTCAACCGACCGTTTCAGCGCGGGCCGATAGTGGCCGCCGACGGCGGACGCCGGGAAGCGCGCGACGACGCTTCCGAGGCGGACGCCCGCGAGGAGGACGACGAGTCCCGCGAGGCGAGCGGAGACGACCGGATGAAGGACGTGGAACACACGCCGCCCCACGGCGAGGGCGTGGACCGAGTGTTCGAGCGCGGCAGCGAGACCGAAGCCGTCGAATCCGAAGAGTAACCCATCGATGCACGTAGGAACCGATTTTTCCGACGCGACGACGCAGAGCGGGTGGTCCGCGTGAGCGACGCCACCCTGTACGACAAGGTATGGGAGCGCCACAAGGTGACGGAACTCCCGACCGGGCAGGACCAGTTGTTCGTGGGTCTTCACCTCATCCACGAGGTGACGAGTCCGCAGGCGTTCGGGATGCTCCGCGAGCGAGACCTCGAAGTCGCCTATCCGGAGCGCACCCACGCCACCGTGGACCACATCGTCCCGACAGAGGGACGCGACCGACCGTACGAGGGCGCGGCCGAGGAAATGATGGCCGAACTGGAGGAGAACGTCCGCGAGGCGGGCATCGAGTTCTCCAGCCCCGACACCGGAAATCAGGGCATCGTGCACGTCATCGGCCCGGAGCAGGGACTCACCCAACCCGGCATGACCGTGGTCTGTGGCGACAGCCACACCTCGACGCACGGAGCCTTCGGCGCGCTGGCGTTCGGCATCGGCACCTCCCAGATTCGGGACGTGCTGGCGACCGGCACCGTGGCGATGGAGAAGAAGGACGTGCGCCGGATTCGGGTCACGGGCGAACTCGGCGACTGCGTCGAGGCCAAAGACGTGATTCTCCAGATAATCCGGCGACTCGGCACCGACGGCGGCGTCGGCTACGTCTACGAGTACGCTGGCGAGGCCATCGAAAACCTCGACGTGGAGGGTCGAATGAGCATCTGTAACATGTCCATCGAGGGCGGCGCTCGCGCGGGCTACGTCAACCCCGACGAGACCACCTTCGAGTGGTTGGCCGAGACCGACGCGTTCGCGGACGACCCCGAGACGTTCGAGGAGTTGAAACCCTACTGGGAGTCTATCGCGTCGGACGACGACGCCGAGTACGACGACGAGGTCGTCATCGACGGCGACGACCTCGAACCGATGGTGACGTGGGGCACCACGCCCGGACAGGGCGTCGGCGTCACCGAACCGATTCCCGAACCAGAGGACCTGCCCGCGGACAAGCGCGACACCGCCCGGCGCGCCCAAGAACACATGGGCGTCGAACCGGGCGAGACGATGGACGGCTACCCCATCGACGTTGCCTTCCTCGGGTCCTGCACCAACGCGCGCCTGCCGGACCTCCGGCGCGCGGCCCGTCTCGTCGCGGGTCGGGAGGTCCACGACGACGTGAAGGCGTTGGTCGTTCCGGGAAGTCAGCGCGTCAAGGCCGCCGCCGAGGCGGAAGGACTGGACGAAATCTTCGAGGACGCGGGTTTCGACTGGCGCGGGGCCGGATGCTCGATGTGTCTCGGGATGAACGACGACCAACTGGAGGGCGACGAGGCCAGCGCCTCCTCCTCGAATCGGAACTTCGTCGGGAGACAGGGGAGCAAGGACGGCAAGACCGTGCTGATGAACCCCCGGATGGTCGCGGCCGCCGCGATTCGCGGCGAAGTGACCGACGCACGGCAACTCGACGAGACCGCCGTGGCCGAGGAGGTGCGAGCGTGACCGACATCGAGACGGTCGAGCGCGCCTCTGGCACCGGGATTCCGGTCCGGGGCAACGACATCGACACCGACCAGATAATCCCCGCCCGGTTCATGAAGGTCGTGACCTTCGACGGTCTCGGCCAGTTCGCGTTCCACGACCAGCGATTCACCGACAAAGACGAACCGAAGGACCACCCGTTCAACGAGGACCGGTTCCGGGACGCCTCGGTCATGGTCGTCAACGCGAACTTCGGCTGTGGCTCCTCGCGCGAACACGCCCCGCAGGCGCTCGTGCGCTGGGGCATCGACGCCATCGTCGGCGAGAGCTTCGCCGAAATCTTCGCGGGGAACTGCCTCGCGCTCGGCGTGCCGACCGTCACCGCGAGTGCGGACGATATAGAGGCGCTTCAGAACTACGCCGAGGAGAATCCTGACGCCGAAATCGAGGTGGACGTGGCGGCCGAGACTGTCCGGTACGGCGAGACGGAAATCGACGCCACGGTCGACGACGCCCAGCGCAAGGCGCTGGTCGAGGGCGTCTGGGACACCACGGCGCTCCTCAAATCGAACGCCGAGGCGGTCGCTCGGACCGCGAGCGACCTGCCCTACGTGGAGGGTGCGGAATGACCGACAACGACTCGGCGGACGCGACCGCCGCCGACCCCGAGCGAATCGTCGTGATTCCCGGCGACGGCATCGGTCGAGAAGTCGTTCCGGCGGCCCGCGAAGTGCTGGACGCCGTCGAACCCGACTTCGAGTTCGTGGAAGCCGAGGCCGGTGACGCGGTGAAAGACAAAACCGGCGCGGCGCTCCCCGAGGAGACTCGGCAACTCGCGGCGACCGCCGACGCGACGCTGTTCGGCGCGGCGGGCGAGACCGCGGCCGACGTTATCATTCCACTCCGGCGCGCGGTGGACTCGTTCGCCAACGTCCGGCCGGTCCGGGCCTACCCCGGCGTGGACGCGCCGAATCCCGAGACCGACCTCGTGTTCGTCCGCGAGAACACCGAAGGCGTCTACGCGGGCCACGAGTCCGAAATCGCGCCCGGCGTGACCACTCTGACACGGGTCGTTACCGAGGATGCTTCCGCAGAAATCGCCCGTTACGGCTTCGAGTACGCCGCCGAGCGCGACCTCTCGGTGACTATCGCCCACAAAGCGAACGTGATGCGGACCACAGACGGTCTCTTCTTGGAGACTGCCCGGTCGGTCGCCGAGGAGTTCGACGTGGCCTACGACGACGCGCTGATGGACGCGCTGGCGATGCACCTCGTCGCCCGCCCCGAGGAGTACGACGTGGTCGTCTGCCCGAATCTCGCTGGCGACGTGCTGTCGGACCTCGCGGCCGGACTGGTCGGCGGTCTCGGTCTCCTCCCGAGCGCGAACGTCGGCGACGAGCGCGCGCTCTTCGAACCGGTCCACGGCACCGCGCCCGACATCGCTGGCGAGGGCGTCGCCAACCCGAGCGCGACGATGCTGTCGGCCGCGATGCTGTTGGAGTATCTTGGCTACGACGAGTCGGGCGAGCGCGTGCGCGCCGCGGTCACGGGGACGTTGGCGTCCGGTCCACACACGCCCGACCTCGGCGGCGACGCGACGACGAGAGACGTGACCGACGCGGTGCTGTCGAGGCTCTAGCTGGCGGCTTTCGACCTATCGAGAATCGAACCGACGCGGCGCTGTAACGGTGCTGTGACGGTGCTGTGGCGGTGCTGTGGCGGTACTGTGTTCGCAGCACTCAATGATTCAGGATTTGTCCCGAACGGTTACCGGAGCGGGTCACGCCCGCCGATGAGGTTCGTCGTATCTACCTCGTCCGCTCGTGCGCCGCCTTTCTTGACCTCTGTCGCAGTCATGCACTCTAGACAGCCAAAGACCTCGTTGTGGTTGTTTCCGAAGACGCGAGCGAAGTCCCGCGTGACGAACGAGCCACAGGACTGGCAGCGGTTCTCGGCCATCGTGTCGTCGCCGTTGGTGAGTCTGTTGTCGGTGGTGGTCATGATTGCGCGATAGATACACACAATCCTATCCACTTTGTTATCCAGTACCTACACCCCCGTAACCAACGCTTAGCGCCCCCGGTAACCGGCTGTTACGCGGGGTATCGAATCCAGGTGATTCGGAAAACGTACCGCTGGTTTAAGTCGTCGGCGCGTCGAAGCCCCCGAGACACACCGACCCTGCCCGGTGGCTTAAGAGGATTGGTGACATACCTCGTGGTGATGCCCACAATCGAACTCGACGAGGAGACCATCGAGCGTCTGGACAGTCTTCAGGTGGAAGACGAGTCCTACGACGAGATCATCGTCGAACTCGTCAACATCTACGAGGCCGAGGAGCGCACGCTGTTCCACGGCGGCGACTACAGCGGCGACTGACCTCGTCCGGCGTCGCGCGCGCCTACCGCTCGACCAGTTTCGTCTCGCCCGCTCGGACCGTCTGGCCGCGCTCGACGGCCACGTCCGCGAGGTCCACCTCGGGCGGCAGGAGAAGGTCTACGCGACTGCCGAACGAGATATGGCCGAGTCGCTCGCCGCGTTCGAGTTCGTCGCCGGGTTCGACGTAGGGGTGGATGCGCCGGGCGAACGCGCCCGCGATAAGCGTCACGTCGTGGTCGGCGAACCGGACGTGCAGTTTCTCGTTGTTGTCCGACTCCTTCGAGAACGCGGGCCGGTGCTTGCCGGGTTCGTGTTCGACCGACTCGACGCGGCCGCCGAGGGGCGCTCGATTGACGTGAACGTCGGTGACGTTCATGAAGACGCCGACCCGGACGCGGGTGTCGGTTTCGCTCCCGTCTTCTCCGTTTCCGTCCTCCGACTCGTGTTCTTCGTCCCGAATCACCGACACCCGGCCGTCCGCGGGCGCGAGGACGCCGGATTCGGGCGAGGTCCGGTCGGGGTCCCGGTGGAACAGCAGGGCACCCGCACTCAGGAGCGGTCCCGCGAGCGTCCACCGGCGCGTCCACCGCTTCGACCGCGAGCGGAGCGCGGCCGGAATCGCTAGCGCGAGCGCCAACAAGGCGTAGCGCCACGCGCCCGGCGCGAACCGGTTCGAGGCGTTCGGCGGTCGCTGGCCGCCGGAGTCGCCGGACTCCTCGATCTCTTCTCCGCCCGTCATTCGGCGGCCGCCTCTCGGACGCGTTTCCACTTGCCCTGCGCTTCGAGGCGCTCTTGCAGTTCGCTCGCGTACTCCTGTGTGAGTCGGTCGGCCGCTTCGAGGCGTTCTTGGTCCACGCCGTCGTCGCCCCCGAGACCCAGCGCGTCCTTCACGGAGTCGAAGACGCCGCCTCCGGTGCCACCACCGCCACCGCCGCCGCCCGCGACGGAGTTCATCTGGTCGCGGATGTTGTCGAGTTCGGGCATCACCTGCTCGACTTTCGAACTGTCGGCGACGAGGCGCGCCCGGTCGTCGTCGCCGGGGTTCTCTATCTCGAACTCGACGGCGGTCATGATGAGACCCCACTCCTGGCGAGAAAACTGCGAGTCCGTGACTTGCTGTGCGAACTCCTGATCGACGGCCATCCGGTCGCCGACGATGAGGTCCTGCCACGCGCGTTCGGTCATGTCCGAGCAGTTAGGTTGCAGGAAGTATGAGGGTTTTCCTACTCGGCGTTGGTTCGAGCGAAAATCCGCGGCTCCGCGAGCGGTCCTTTTCAAGAAAAACGCCGAGTTCGCGCTTCGACGCCCGGCCTCAGAACGCGCCGCTCTCGACGGTCACGTCCGCCGCGAGGTCGGCCTTCAGCGCGTCGTGGACCTTACAGAGTTCGTCGGCGCGTTCGACGACCTGTTCGGCCTCGTCGTCGTCCATCTCGGTCTCGGTCCGGACCGTGAACTGGACCGCCGAGAGTTTATCGTCGTCGTTGAGGTCTCCGGATACGTCGATTTCGATGCGGCCGAGGTCGCCAACGTCGCGCTGTTCGCCGCCGACGCGGAGCGCGGGGACGTAGCAGGAACCGTAGGCCGCAAGCAGAGATTCGAGCGTGTCGGGTGCCGACTCGCCCGTCGCGTCGAGAGTGACCTCGAAATCTCGAATCTGGTTCTCGGCGGTGTACCCCTCTTCGGAGACAGTTGTGACTTCTTTCGTCATGCGGCCGGACGTTCGGCCGCCAGACTCCTAAGGTTTGCTCATGGGCGAGGAGTCCGTACGTCGCTCACGCTCGGGGTCGCCAGCCACGCAGGAATGCGACCGAAAGCCCGCCGACCGAGAGACCGAAGGGGATGCTGACGGTTCGGACGACCAGCACGGCGGCGGCGGTCGCCGCGGCAGGCGCACCAGTGACCACGGCGACCGCGCCGCCGAGCGCGCTCCCAACGAGAAACCTGGCTACTCGACGCATCGTTGTTTCATGCCCGAGAGGCAACGCGACGGCCGGTTTACGGTTTCTATGATTTCTATATACTCCTACATATACTCTCGGAGCGGAAACGAATCGCGGTCGGACGAGAGCGGCGGCGGTTCCGCACCGCAGACCCTACAGTCGTCAGTAGAGTTCTTCGCCGAGGTCGAACGTCTCCTCGCCGTCGAGATTCTTCACGTCGGCGTCGCTCCCGGTGCCCGTGACCTCCTTGCGGAAGTCCTCGGGGTCCTGCTCGATGGGCGGGAAGGTGTCGTAGTGCATCGGGAAGGCGTAGTCGGCGTCTACCCAATCGACCGCGATGGCGGCCTGCATCGGTCCCATCGTGAAGTGGTCGCCGATGGGCACCGCGGCGGCGTCCGGTTCGAGATACGGGCCGATGACCTCGCGCATCTCGGTCTGGAGCGAGGTGTCGCCCGCGTGGTAGAACGTCTGGCTCTCGGCGTCGCTGACTTGGGTCGGCTTGGTGTCGCTGACGACGAAGCCAGCGGGCATCCCGCCGGTCGCGCCGTAGCTGGTATCCATGCCGTTGGTGTGGTCGGCCCGAACCATCGTGACGAAGGCGTCGTCGCACTCGACGGTCCCGCCGAGGTTCATCCCCATCCCGCCGACGGCCTCGAAGTCGCCGAACTCGTCGCGGCAGTAGCTCACGACTTCGGGGGTAGCGACCAGTTCCGTGCCCTCGTAGCGGTCCACGTCGCCGATATGGTCGGCGTGGCCGTGGGTGAGAAGCAGGTAGTCGGGGTCGAGTTCCTCGGGGTCGGCGTTCGTCTTCGGGTTGTCGAAGAACGGGTCGATGAGCAACTCCGTGTCGCCTACCTCGACGTGCCACGTCGAATGGCCGTACCAAGTGAGCTTCATGTGCGGGCGAATCTACACCCGGTTGGCACTTAAAGAGTGGTGAGGAGTCGCTACGACGATTCGAGCAGTTCCCACCCGACCGCGTTCCGGAGCAACCAGTCGAGGGTGAGTCCGACCGCGACGACGGCCATCGAAAAGACGACGAACAGGCCGACCAACTGCGCGTTCTCGCCAGCGGTCGGGGTCAACACGAACCCGAGAGCGAACAGCATCGAGGCCATGAACAGAATCGGGAGGACGAACCACTTGACGACCCAGTGGTCGTCCAGATAGCAACTCGCGCGACGGAGTAGGTCACTCATGAGTTTTCACTAGATTGATATTTCGTCGTCGCGCGTTGTAAATGGATTCACTCTCACAGTTAGCTCGCGGAACCGCCAGTCTCCGACGCGAGTCCTTGAGTCGCCACCGTTTCCCCCGACACTTGGACATGGCAACCCCTAAGTTTTAGGCCGACCTAACTCAGCCCGAATGGAACTGACTCGTCGGGATGCGCTGGTCGCGCTCGCTGGCGGCGGGGCGGCGGTCGGCACGGGCGCGGTCCTTTCCGGAGAGTTCGAGGGCGCGACCCCCTTCGCCGACGACCCCGCGCCGGAAGACCGGATGGACGCCCTCCTCGCGGTCGCCGATATCGTCTACCCGGCCGAACTCTCGGGCGTCGAGGAGTTCGTCCGGACCTACGCGCTCGGCCGAGTCGAGGACCGCCCCGACTACCGCGAGGGGATGGTCGAGGCGCTTTCGACGCTCGACGAGTACGCCGAGTCGTGGTTCGGCGACGACTTCCTCGGACTCGACGCCGAGACGCGCGAGACGCTGCTCGACCAGATGGGCGTGGACACCGCGAGACCGAACCCCGATGGCTCGGACCCCGACCGGGTGCGTTACTACCTCGTCAACGAACTGCTGTACGCGCTCTACACCTCGCCGACCGGCGGGGAGTTGGTCGGCACCGAGAACCCGCAGGGCCACCCCGGCGGCACCGCGAGCTACCAGCGAGGGTCCCGGAAATGACCGAGCGCGAGCGACGCGCTCCGTCGGAGCGCGCCGACGTTTGCGTCGTCGGCGCGGGTCCCGCGGGCGCGCTCGCGGCCCACCGCCTCGCCGAGCGCGGCCGCGACGTAGTTATGCTGGAGGCGGGCGAGCGCTTCGACTTCGAGGACCGCCAGCGCCGGATGGAGCGCGCGATTCGGCCCGGTCACGGTCCGCTGTCGGTCTGGGAGATGGGCGGCGAGCGCGACCGATTCACCGCTGGCGACGGGCGGTTCTACCCGCTGAACGCCGCCCGCGTAAAGGGCGTCGGCGGCACGACGCTCCACTGGCAGGGGATGGTCATGCGCTTTCACGAGTCGGACTTCGAGGCGTGGCCTATCGACTACGACGACCTCCGGCCCTACTACGCCGAGGCCGAGCAAGCGCTCGGCGTCGCGGGCGCGGACGATAACCCCTACGCGCCGCCCCGCGAGGAGCCGTTTCCCCTGCCTGCGTTCGCGCCCTCCCACAGCGACTCCATCTTCGCGGAGGCCTGCGAGCGACTGGGAGTGACGATGCACTCGGTGCCCAACGCGCGCAACTCCGAGGGCTACGACGGCCGGAGCGCGTGCGTCGGATACGGCACCTGCAAGCCGGTCTGTCCCTCCGGGGCGAAGTATTCGGCGGACCACCACGTCGAGAAAGCCGAGGAGGAAGGCGTCCGGGTCGTCACTCGTGCGCCGGTCCAGCGACTAGAACACGACGATGCGGGCGAGCGCGTGACCGCGGCCGTCTACGCCACGCCGGACGGCGAGACCCACCGACAGGAGGCCCGCGAGTTCGTTCTCGCGGCGGGCGGCGTCGAGATCCCGCGCCTGCTGTTGCTGTCGAACTCCGAGCAGTACCCTGACGGACTAGCCAACTCCTCGGGCGCGGTCGGCCGGTACTTCATGGACCACCTGTTCGCCGGGATGGGCGGCACGCTGGACCGCGAGACTCGCCAGAACCACGTCGGGTTCATCACCAGCGAGTGCCACCAGTTCTACGACGCCCCGACCCGCGGGACGGAGGGGAGAGCGGGCGGCGTGCCCGAGTGGTCGAGAGAACGCGGTGAACCGAAGCCAGACAGCATCAAACTGGAGTTTTTGAACTACGCCGGACCGTCGCCGGTCGAGATGGCCCTCTCGGGCGAGGAGTGGGGCGACGACCTGCTCGAAACTCTGCGGGAGGGGTACGGCAACTCCATCGCTATGGGCGGACTTGTCGGCCAGCGCCCCCAGAAGGAGAACCGCATCGAACTCGACCCCTCGACCACCGACGACCACGGGAACCCGGTGCCGAAAATCCACTGGCGCGTGGACGACCGGACGGAGGCGAGTCTCCGGCGCGCCAACCGGATTCAGCGCGCGATTCTGGACGAGTTGGGCGTCGATATCTCGTGGACGGTCGGCCCGGCGGACACCGGCCCGGCGTTCCACCACATGGGTACGACCCGGATGGGTGAAGACGCCAGCGAGAGCGTGGTGAACCCGCAACTGCGGACCCACGACCTGCGGAATCTGTCGGTGGCGTCTTCGAGCGTCTTCCGGACCAGCGGGGCGCTGAACCCGACGCTGACCATCGCGGCGCTCTCGCTGAAGGCGGCGGACCACATCGACGAACGACTGTGAGACGGGGTTTGGTGTCGTGTTCGATTCGGTGATGGAGTTGTAGGCAAGCCGTCAAAGTTAGCAGTTGCCGACGCCGAGCGATACGGACTGAACGTTCGAGAGAAGCTAGCTACTGCCGACGCCGAGGAGCCACCGCAACGACCTCACACCTCCCCAACCGATTGCGTTGTCTGCGAACCACGTTCACAGATCAGCGAGACGCGTCACGTCTCGCAAGCCTCACTACGTTGCGCTACTCATCCCTCGCGCGGAACGGCGCGGCGCGTTCGCGCCGCGCCCGCACGCGCCGGTCAGAAATCGAACTATCGCTCTTGCAGACCTTTCGCCGCTTCAGCGCCCGTCGATTCGCGTGCCGGGGGTCTCGCCTGCGAGGAACGCCCGGAGGTCGTCGGGACCGAAAATCGTCGCGGGCGCGCCGAGGTCCAGCAAGGCCCGAACCTTCCCGGCCATCCCGCCGGTCACGTCGGTCGCGTCGCTCTCACCGAGGAACCGGGCCACCTCGTCGTAGGAGGCGATTTCCGGAATTACGGCGTCCTCGTCGTCCAACACGCCGGGGACCGTCGAGCAGAACCCCACGCAGTCGGCCGCGATTCCCTCGGCGACGGCCGTGACCACCTCGTCGCCGCTGAGAATCGTCACGCCCTCGCACGCGTGGGCTACCACGTCGCCGTGGAGAACCGGCACGAACCCCTCGCCGAGCATCGTCTCGACCTGCTCGGTCATCAGCGAGAGGGCGGCCGACTCGTCGCGGCGGGCCGCCGAGAACGGATGGACCGGCACCGCGGGCACGTCGCGGTCGTGGAGGCGCGCCAGCACGAAGTCGTCGAGCGTCTTCATCGCGCCGTGGATTTCGACCGCCGCCCGAGCGTCGCCCGACCCCTCGGTCTTCGAGACGCCGTGTTCGCTGGCGTGGTGGTGGCCGAAGCTTCCGCCGCCGTGAACGACGACGAGGTCCGAAATCTCGCCCGACGCGAGCGCGTCGGCGACGGCGTCGGCCGCGCGGTCCAGCGCCGGACCGTCCAGCGCCTCCCGGCGGTCCTTATCCGTGATGACGCTCCCGCCGAGTTTGAGGACGGTCGTCGGGGAGTCGCTCGCCGTCATGGTTCCTCCGCGCGAACGCCGTCGGTGTCCAGTTCCGCCCGAAAGGCGTCCTCGCAACCGGGCGTGTACCGGAGCGCGGTCTCGGTGCTGTCCGTGGGGTCAAGCGCAACGATACACCCGCCGCCGCCCGCGCCGGTCAGTTTGGCTCCGTGCGCGCCAGCGTCCCTCGCGGCCCAGACCATCTGGTCGAGCGACCGCGAGGAGACCCCCAGCGCCTCCAGCAGGCCGTGGTTGAAGTTCATGAGTTCGCCGAGTTCCGCTATGTCGCCCGCGACGAGGGCCTCCTCGCCGCGGCGCACGATGTCGCCGATGCTCTCGACGGTGTCGGCCGCGAAGTCGTACTCCTCGCGGAGCGCCCGGACGCCCGCGACGAGCTGTCCGGTGTCGCCCGCGCCGCCGTCGAACCCGATGACGAACGGCAGGTCCGGGGCCTCGATGGCCCGGCAGTCGTCGCCCTCCACGCGGACCGCGCCGCCCGTCGCCGAGCAGAAGGTGTCGGCGCGCGACGCCTCGCCGTCCTGCACTTCGAGTTCCGCGCGATAGGCGCGCTCGGCGATTTCTTCGGTGGAGAGTTCGACGCCCAACTCGCGCGCCCCGGCGTCGATGCCCGCCGTCGTGACCGCGGCGGAGGACCCCAACCCCGCGCCGAGCGGAATCTCGCTCTCGACGGTGATGTCGAATCCGGCGTCGGGTTCGCCCGCGGCGTCGCGGGCCTGCTCGACCGCGGCGTCGATGTAGCCGATTCCGGCCTGCACCAGCGACTGCGCTACGTCCACGTCGGGACCGCCCTCGGTTCCGTCGCTGTACTCGACCGTGAACCCGTTGAGACTCAGGTCCTCGGCGTGAACTCGGATGCGGTCGTCGTCGCGCGCTTGGACGGACACCCGCGCTCGGCGCTCGATGGCGCAGGGAACCGCCGGTTCGCCGTAGACGACCGC
This genomic stretch from Halorussus pelagicus harbors:
- the ilvC gene encoding ketol-acid reductoisomerase, with amino-acid sequence MTDEFDTTVYYDDDADSSHIDDETVAVLGYGSQGHAHAQNLADSGVDVIVGLREDSASRSAAEADGLRVATPTEAASEASVVSVLVPDTVQPAVYADIEDELDAGDTLQFAHGFNVHYGQIEPADDVDVTMIAPKSPGHLVRRNYESGEGTPGLLAVYQDATGDAKEQALAYGKAIGCTRAGVVETTFREETETDLFGEQAVLCGGVTELIKMGYETLVDAGYSPEMAYFECLNEMKLIVDLMYEGGMGEMWDSVSDTAEYGGLTRGERVVDESARENMEEVLEEVQNGEFAREWITENQAGRPSYRQRRIAEKNHDIEDVGERLRDLFAWAEDAQEESSENDSEKVPADD
- the leuC gene encoding 3-isopropylmalate dehydratase large subunit, whose product is MSDATLYDKVWERHKVTELPTGQDQLFVGLHLIHEVTSPQAFGMLRERDLEVAYPERTHATVDHIVPTEGRDRPYEGAAEEMMAELEENVREAGIEFSSPDTGNQGIVHVIGPEQGLTQPGMTVVCGDSHTSTHGAFGALAFGIGTSQIRDVLATGTVAMEKKDVRRIRVTGELGDCVEAKDVILQIIRRLGTDGGVGYVYEYAGEAIENLDVEGRMSICNMSIEGGARAGYVNPDETTFEWLAETDAFADDPETFEELKPYWESIASDDDAEYDDEVVIDGDDLEPMVTWGTTPGQGVGVTEPIPEPEDLPADKRDTARRAQEHMGVEPGETMDGYPIDVAFLGSCTNARLPDLRRAARLVAGREVHDDVKALVVPGSQRVKAAAEAEGLDEIFEDAGFDWRGAGCSMCLGMNDDQLEGDEASASSSNRNFVGRQGSKDGKTVLMNPRMVAAAAIRGEVTDARQLDETAVAEEVRA
- the leuD gene encoding 3-isopropylmalate dehydratase small subunit, with the translated sequence MTDIETVERASGTGIPVRGNDIDTDQIIPARFMKVVTFDGLGQFAFHDQRFTDKDEPKDHPFNEDRFRDASVMVVNANFGCGSSREHAPQALVRWGIDAIVGESFAEIFAGNCLALGVPTVTASADDIEALQNYAEENPDAEIEVDVAAETVRYGETEIDATVDDAQRKALVEGVWDTTALLKSNAEAVARTASDLPYVEGAE
- a CDS encoding isocitrate/isopropylmalate dehydrogenase family protein, giving the protein MTDNDSADATAADPERIVVIPGDGIGREVVPAAREVLDAVEPDFEFVEAEAGDAVKDKTGAALPEETRQLAATADATLFGAAGETAADVIIPLRRAVDSFANVRPVRAYPGVDAPNPETDLVFVRENTEGVYAGHESEIAPGVTTLTRVVTEDASAEIARYGFEYAAERDLSVTIAHKANVMRTTDGLFLETARSVAEEFDVAYDDALMDALAMHLVARPEEYDVVVCPNLAGDVLSDLAAGLVGGLGLLPSANVGDERALFEPVHGTAPDIAGEGVANPSATMLSAAMLLEYLGYDESGERVRAAVTGTLASGPHTPDLGGDATTRDVTDAVLSRL
- a CDS encoding DUF7563 family protein, whose translation is MTTTDNRLTNGDDTMAENRCQSCGSFVTRDFARVFGNNHNEVFGCLECMTATEVKKGGARADEVDTTNLIGGRDPLR
- a CDS encoding DUF7557 family protein; this encodes MPTIELDEETIERLDSLQVEDESYDEIIVELVNIYEAEERTLFHGGDYSGD
- a CDS encoding protein sorting system archaetidylserine decarboxylase produces the protein MTGGEEIEESGDSGGQRPPNASNRFAPGAWRYALLALALAIPAALRSRSKRWTRRWTLAGPLLSAGALLFHRDPDRTSPESGVLAPADGRVSVIRDEEHESEDGNGEDGSETDTRVRVGVFMNVTDVHVNRAPLGGRVESVEHEPGKHRPAFSKESDNNEKLHVRFADHDVTLIAGAFARRIHPYVEPGDELERGERLGHISFGSRVDLLLPPEVDLADVAVERGQTVRAGETKLVER
- a CDS encoding DUF5799 family protein codes for the protein MTERAWQDLIVGDRMAVDQEFAQQVTDSQFSRQEWGLIMTAVEFEIENPGDDDRARLVADSSKVEQVMPELDNIRDQMNSVAGGGGGGGGTGGGVFDSVKDALGLGGDDGVDQERLEAADRLTQEYASELQERLEAQGKWKRVREAAAE
- a CDS encoding OsmC family protein, whose product is MTKEVTTVSEEGYTAENQIRDFEVTLDATGESAPDTLESLLAAYGSCYVPALRVGGEQRDVGDLGRIEIDVSGDLNDDDKLSAVQFTVRTETEMDDDEAEQVVERADELCKVHDALKADLAADVTVESGAF
- a CDS encoding metal-dependent hydrolase, which codes for MKLTWYGHSTWHVEVGDTELLIDPFFDNPKTNADPEELDPDYLLLTHGHADHIGDVDRYEGTELVATPEVVSYCRDEFGDFEAVGGMGMNLGGTVECDDAFVTMVRADHTNGMDTSYGATGGMPAGFVVSDTKPTQVSDAESQTFYHAGDTSLQTEMREVIGPYLEPDAAAVPIGDHFTMGPMQAAIAVDWVDADYAFPMHYDTFPPIEQDPEDFRKEVTGTGSDADVKNLDGEETFDLGEELY
- a CDS encoding gluconate 2-dehydrogenase subunit 3 family protein → MELTRRDALVALAGGGAAVGTGAVLSGEFEGATPFADDPAPEDRMDALLAVADIVYPAELSGVEEFVRTYALGRVEDRPDYREGMVEALSTLDEYAESWFGDDFLGLDAETRETLLDQMGVDTARPNPDGSDPDRVRYYLVNELLYALYTSPTGGELVGTENPQGHPGGTASYQRGSRK